A genomic region of Nerophis lumbriciformis linkage group LG28, RoL_Nlum_v2.1, whole genome shotgun sequence contains the following coding sequences:
- the LOC133570700 gene encoding uncharacterized protein isoform X2: MEPQPSHINKEEEHPLIPHFKEEEDDPLTTHIKEEEEDTLIPHFKKEEEYPLTPHFKKEEEYPLTPNFKEEPVDPLSPHIKEEEEYPLTPHFKEEPVDPLSPHIKEEEEDPLSPHIKEEDPLTPHIKEEEEDPLTPHVKDEEEDPLSSHIKEEEEERSISQQGEYLEGLEEVDVTKMPVTGVPVKSEDDEVKDIHQLIGHQEECLPHLQGDSFTSEDPQPPYFKEEEEGECVVGQKEDDVSKFPLTVVSVKTEEHEDKAPESSQLHHSPNVQRVSAGSHEEEWHTSVGQKELQAPSHIKEEQLHDEDEAQSLQLHHSQSEENRGAELVSQHITEADGEHCEDIKSEPDSIFAPLSDMDHMMSHSSDHSDHIQKPLESKNDSKGDTRHHTNNKHFDCSECGKLFRKKCNFTVHMRIHTGEKPFTCSVCKKSFSRKECMTTHMRTHTGEKPFACSVCKKSFFRKGDMTIHMRMHTGEKPFTCSVCKKNFFQKGNMTTHMRTHTGEKPFACSACTKRFNTENDMILHMKTHTGEKPFTCSVCKKNFFQKGNMTTHMRTHTGEKPFACSACAKRFNTKNDMTLHMRTHTGEKPFTCSVCKKSFSTKHHMTRHMRTHTEDKPFACSVCA, from the exons atggagccacagccctcccacattaaTAAGGAAGAGGAACACCCACTGAtcccccattttaaagaggaagaggatgacccACTGACCACTCAcatcaaagaggaagaggaggacacactgatcccccattttaaaaaggaagaggagtacccactgacaccccattttaaaaaggaagaggagtacCCACTGACACCTAATTTTAAAGAGGAACCAGTGGATCCACTGAGCCCTCACattaaggaggaagaggagtaccCACTGACACCTCATTTTAAAGAGGAACCAGTGGATCCACTGAGCCCTCACAttaaggaggaagaagaggacccactgagccctcacattaaagaggaagacccactgacccctcacattaaagaggaagaggaggacccactgacccctcacGTTAAGGatgaagaggaggacccactgagctctcacattaaagaggaagaggaggaacgcagcatcagtcagcagggagagtatcttgaaggactggaggaggttgatgtcaccaagatgccagtgactggtgtccctgtgaagagtgaagatgatgaggtcaaag acatccatcagctgattggacaccaagaagaatgtctccctcatctgcaaggggacagtttcacttcagaggatccacagcccccctattttaaagaggaagaggagggagagtgtgttgtagggcagaaggaggatgatgtcagcaagtttccactgactgtcgtctctgtgaagactgaagagcatgaagacaaagcacctgagtcctcacagcttcatcacagtccaa acgtccagcgggtgtcagcggggagtcatgaagaggagtggcacaccagtgtgggacagaaggagctacaggccccctcccacattaaagaggagcagcttcatgatgaagatgaagctcagtccttacagcttcatcacagtcaaagtgaggagaacagaggggcggagcttgtaagtcaacacatcacagaagctgatggagagcattgtgaagatatcaagtcagaaccagacagcatctttgctccactgtcagacatggaccacatgatgtcacactcttctgatcacagtgaccacatccaaaaacctttggagagtaaaaatgactctaaaggtgatacgagacatcacactaacaacaaacactttgactgctctgaatgtgggaaattatTTAGAAAGAAGTGTAattttacagtacacatgagaatacatactggagagaaaccttttacttgctctgtttgtaagaagagtttctccagaaaggaatgcatgaccacacacatgagaacacacactggagagaaaccttttgcttgctccgtttgtaagaagagtttcttcagaaagggtgacatgaccatacacatgagaatgcacactggagagaaaccttttacttgctctgtttgtaagaaaaaTTTCTTCCAAAAGggtaacatgaccacacacatgagaacacacactggagagaaaccttttgcttgctcagcttgcactaaaagattcaacactgagaatgacatgatattacacatgaaaacacacactggagagaaaccttttacttgctctgtttgtaagaaaaaTTTCTTCCAAAAGggtaacatgaccacacacatgagaacacacactggagagaaaccttttgcttgctcagcttgtgctaaaagattcaacactaagaatgacatgacattacacatgagaacacacacaggtgagaaaccttttacttgctctgtttgtaagaagagtttctccacaaagcatcacatgaccagacacatgagaacacacactgaagataaaccttttgcttgctcagtttgTGCTTAA
- the LOC133570700 gene encoding uncharacterized protein isoform X1, whose protein sequence is MEPQPSHINKEEEHPLIPHFKEEEDDPLTTHIKEEEEDTLIPHFKKEEEYPLTPHFKKEEEYPLTPNFKEEPVDPLSPHIKEEEEYPLTPHFKEEPVDPLSPHIKEEEEDPLSPHIKEEDPLTPHIKEEEEDPLTPHVKDEEEDPLSSHIKEEEEERSISQQGEYLEGLEEVDVTKMPVTGVPVKSEDDEVKGESEEKREAEPPSSSSTQHMTTEADGDHCGGSQADKILAPLSDNIHQLIGHQEECLPHLQGDSFTSEDPQPPYFKEEEEGECVVGQKEDDVSKFPLTVVSVKTEEHEDKAPESSQLHHSPNVQRVSAGSHEEEWHTSVGQKELQAPSHIKEEQLHDEDEAQSLQLHHSQSEENRGAELVSQHITEADGEHCEDIKSEPDSIFAPLSDMDHMMSHSSDHSDHIQKPLESKNDSKGDTRHHTNNKHFDCSECGKLFRKKCNFTVHMRIHTGEKPFTCSVCKKSFSRKECMTTHMRTHTGEKPFACSVCKKSFFRKGDMTIHMRMHTGEKPFTCSVCKKNFFQKGNMTTHMRTHTGEKPFACSACTKRFNTENDMILHMKTHTGEKPFTCSVCKKNFFQKGNMTTHMRTHTGEKPFACSACAKRFNTKNDMTLHMRTHTGEKPFTCSVCKKSFSTKHHMTRHMRTHTEDKPFACSVCA, encoded by the exons atggagccacagccctcccacattaaTAAGGAAGAGGAACACCCACTGAtcccccattttaaagaggaagaggatgacccACTGACCACTCAcatcaaagaggaagaggaggacacactgatcccccattttaaaaaggaagaggagtacccactgacaccccattttaaaaaggaagaggagtacCCACTGACACCTAATTTTAAAGAGGAACCAGTGGATCCACTGAGCCCTCACattaaggaggaagaggagtaccCACTGACACCTCATTTTAAAGAGGAACCAGTGGATCCACTGAGCCCTCACAttaaggaggaagaagaggacccactgagccctcacattaaagaggaagacccactgacccctcacattaaagaggaagaggaggacccactgacccctcacGTTAAGGatgaagaggaggacccactgagctctcacattaaagaggaagaggaggaacgcagcatcagtcagcagggagagtatcttgaaggactggaggaggttgatgtcaccaagatgccagtgactggtgtccctgtgaagagtgaagatgatgaggtcaaaggtgagagtgaggagaagagagaggcggagcctccaagcagcagctcaacacaacacatgacaacagaagctgatggagaccactgtggaggatcacaagcagacaagatcttagctccactatcagata acatccatcagctgattggacaccaagaagaatgtctccctcatctgcaaggggacagtttcacttcagaggatccacagcccccctattttaaagaggaagaggagggagagtgtgttgtagggcagaaggaggatgatgtcagcaagtttccactgactgtcgtctctgtgaagactgaagagcatgaagacaaagcacctgagtcctcacagcttcatcacagtccaa acgtccagcgggtgtcagcggggagtcatgaagaggagtggcacaccagtgtgggacagaaggagctacaggccccctcccacattaaagaggagcagcttcatgatgaagatgaagctcagtccttacagcttcatcacagtcaaagtgaggagaacagaggggcggagcttgtaagtcaacacatcacagaagctgatggagagcattgtgaagatatcaagtcagaaccagacagcatctttgctccactgtcagacatggaccacatgatgtcacactcttctgatcacagtgaccacatccaaaaacctttggagagtaaaaatgactctaaaggtgatacgagacatcacactaacaacaaacactttgactgctctgaatgtgggaaattatTTAGAAAGAAGTGTAattttacagtacacatgagaatacatactggagagaaaccttttacttgctctgtttgtaagaagagtttctccagaaaggaatgcatgaccacacacatgagaacacacactggagagaaaccttttgcttgctccgtttgtaagaagagtttcttcagaaagggtgacatgaccatacacatgagaatgcacactggagagaaaccttttacttgctctgtttgtaagaaaaaTTTCTTCCAAAAGggtaacatgaccacacacatgagaacacacactggagagaaaccttttgcttgctcagcttgcactaaaagattcaacactgagaatgacatgatattacacatgaaaacacacactggagagaaaccttttacttgctctgtttgtaagaaaaaTTTCTTCCAAAAGggtaacatgaccacacacatgagaacacacactggagagaaaccttttgcttgctcagcttgtgctaaaagattcaacactaagaatgacatgacattacacatgagaacacacacaggtgagaaaccttttacttgctctgtttgtaagaagagtttctccacaaagcatcacatgaccagacacatgagaacacacactgaagataaaccttttgcttgctcagtttgTGCTTAA